Genomic segment of bacterium:
ATCCGGGCGCCTCTCCCAGGCGCGGCTGCTTTCATCGGTCATCGATCCGGGCGCCTTTCCCAGGCGCGGCTGCTTTCATCGGTCATCGATCCGGGCGCCCTTCCCAGGCGCGGCTAGTCATTGATTTGGGCGCCCCACGCGGGGCGCGTTGATGGACTTTTTGCGAGTCCATCACTATTCATCTTTCCTGATTATTATAAAATCTGCGCTAAAAACGTTTTCGTCCTGGCGTGGTCGGGGGAGTCGAACATCTTTTCCGGTGTTCCTTCTTCAACGATGCGCCCCTCATCCATGAACACCACCCGGTCGCACACTTCCCTGGCAAACCCCATTTCGTGGGTGACGGCGCAGATCGTCATCCCCTCCCGGGCAAGGGCCTTCATGACGTCGAGGACTTCTCCGATCATCTCGGGGTCCAGGGCGGAGGTGGGTTCGTCGAAGAGCATGATCTTCGGCTGCATGGCCAGGGCGCGGGCGATGGCAACGCGCTGCTGCTGGCCTCCCGAGAGCTGGGACGGGTAGGACCCGGCCTTTTCGGGGATGCCGACCTTGGTGAGAAGTTCCATGGCGATATTTTTGGCCTGCTCCCTCGGGCGCTTGCGGACCGTTGTCTGGGCAATGGTCACGTTTCCAAGGACGGTCATGTGGGGGAAAAGGTTGAAGCTTTGGAACACCATGCCCACTTCAGCACGTACGGCGTTGATATTGGTCCGCGAGTCGGTGAGGGGGATGCCGTCGATGTTGATCTCGCCGCTGTCGGCGGTCTCAAGGTGGTTCAGACACCTGAGCAGTGTGCTTTTCCCGGAGCCGGATGGCCCGATAATGGTCACCACCTCTCCCTTTTCCACGCGCATGGAGACGTCCACGAGGGCGGCGACCTTGTGTCTGGAGTAGAATGTCTTGCACACATTTTTGACATCAATCACTGGCCGC
This window contains:
- a CDS encoding amino acid ABC transporter ATP-binding protein; protein product: MIDVKNVCKTFYSRHKVAALVDVSMRVEKGEVVTIIGPSGSGKSTLLRCLNHLETADSGEINIDGIPLTDSRTNINAVRAEVGMVFQSFNLFPHMTVLGNVTIAQTTVRKRPREQAKNIAMELLTKVGIPEKAGSYPSQLSGGQQQRVAIARALAMQPKIMLFDEPTSALDPEMIGEVLDVMKALAREGMTICAVTHEMGFAREVCDRVVFMDEGRIVEEGTPEKMFDSPDHARTKTFLAQIL